The following coding sequences are from one Arthrobacter sp. PvP023 window:
- a CDS encoding ABC-F family ATP-binding cassette domain-containing protein, with the protein MTATLVAKDLSGGHDHRTLFSKLSLTVAPGDVVGVVGANGAGKSTLLRLLAGVDQRLAGSVSLAPSDAFVGWLPQEHERIPGETVADYVARRTGCAQATADMESTAEALGSGAPGSDDAYSLAFDRWMASGAADLDERIAPVLADLGLEVGPDALMTGLSGGQAARVALAALLLSRFDVVLLDEPTNDLDLNGLAKLESFVQGLRGGVVLVSHDREFLARCVTTIVELDLAQNSVAVYDGGYEAFLEERAVARRHARERYEEFASTKADLVSRARTQREWSSQGVRNAMKKSPDNDKIRRAASTESSEKQAQKVRQMESRIARLDEVEEPRKEWQLQFSIGQAPRSSAVVATLRDAVVRQGDFTLGPVNLQLNAGERIGITGPNGAGKSTLLRLLLGIREPDSGNAAMGASVAVGEIDQARGLLAGHLMLGDAVEAVLTELTPAEVRTLLAKFGLKADHTSRPVDSLSPGERTRAALALLQARGVNLLVLDEPTNHLDLPAIEQLEEALESYDGALLLVTHDRRLLENVRLDVRWNVEDGVVTEQHADSGSPHGGTDRANERATKGQPR; encoded by the coding sequence ATGACTGCAACCCTTGTTGCCAAAGACCTTTCGGGCGGTCACGACCACCGCACACTCTTCTCAAAACTTTCCCTCACGGTGGCGCCGGGCGACGTTGTGGGCGTTGTGGGTGCGAACGGCGCCGGCAAATCCACCCTGCTCCGGCTGCTGGCCGGTGTGGACCAGCGCCTGGCGGGATCGGTCAGCCTGGCTCCGTCGGACGCCTTCGTTGGCTGGCTGCCGCAGGAACACGAACGCATTCCGGGCGAAACCGTGGCGGACTACGTGGCGCGCCGTACCGGCTGCGCCCAGGCGACGGCGGACATGGAGTCCACGGCGGAGGCCCTCGGTTCGGGCGCCCCCGGCTCCGACGACGCCTATTCCCTGGCATTCGACCGCTGGATGGCCTCCGGCGCGGCGGACCTTGACGAGCGGATCGCACCGGTCCTTGCCGACCTGGGGCTGGAGGTGGGGCCGGACGCCCTCATGACCGGACTTTCCGGCGGGCAGGCTGCCCGTGTGGCGCTGGCTGCCCTGCTGCTAAGCCGCTTCGACGTGGTGCTGCTCGATGAGCCCACGAACGACCTGGACCTCAACGGACTGGCCAAGCTTGAATCATTCGTGCAGGGCCTCCGCGGCGGCGTGGTGCTGGTGTCCCATGATCGTGAATTCCTGGCCCGCTGCGTCACCACCATCGTGGAGCTGGACCTGGCACAGAACTCCGTGGCGGTGTACGACGGCGGATATGAGGCATTCCTGGAGGAACGCGCCGTGGCGCGCCGTCATGCCCGGGAGCGCTACGAAGAGTTCGCCTCCACCAAGGCGGATCTGGTCTCTCGTGCCAGGACGCAGCGCGAGTGGAGCTCCCAGGGCGTGCGCAACGCCATGAAGAAAAGTCCGGACAATGACAAGATCCGCCGTGCGGCTTCCACCGAATCATCGGAGAAGCAGGCCCAGAAGGTGCGGCAGATGGAATCCAGGATCGCCCGCCTCGACGAAGTCGAGGAACCCCGCAAGGAGTGGCAGCTGCAGTTCAGCATTGGCCAGGCGCCGCGGTCCAGCGCAGTGGTGGCAACGCTGCGCGACGCCGTCGTCCGCCAGGGCGACTTCACCCTCGGGCCCGTTAACCTGCAGCTCAACGCGGGGGAGCGGATCGGCATCACGGGGCCCAACGGAGCTGGCAAGTCCACGCTCCTGCGGCTCCTGCTGGGGATCCGGGAGCCCGATTCCGGCAACGCCGCGATGGGCGCTTCGGTAGCTGTCGGCGAGATCGACCAGGCCCGCGGCCTGCTGGCCGGGCATCTCATGCTGGGTGACGCCGTCGAAGCTGTCCTGACCGAGCTGACCCCGGCGGAGGTCCGCACCCTGCTCGCCAAATTCGGCCTCAAGGCGGACCACACCTCCCGCCCGGTCGACTCGCTCTCCCCGGGCGAGCGGACCCGCGCGGCGCTGGCGCTGCTGCAGGCTCGCGGCGTGAACCTGCTGGTCCTCGATGAGCCCACCAACCACCTGGACCTGCCCGCGATCGAGCAACTCGAAGAAGCATTGGAAAGCTACGACGGCGCGCTGCTCCTGGTGACCCACGACCGGCGGCTGCTGGAAAACGTGCGCCTGGACGTCCGGTGGAATGTCGAGGACGGCGTGGTGACCGAACAGCACGCCGACTCAGGATCGCCGCACGGCGGCACGGACCGAGCCAATGAACGCGCCACGAAAGGCCAGCCAAGATGA